The following is a genomic window from Sphingorhabdus sp. Alg231-15.
AGCTTTTTAATCTGCTCATCCAGCTCGGCGCGAGTATCGAGCGAAGTGATAATCCCGGCCGGCAGGGTGTAGACAAGCTGGTTAAACGGCTTTCCGACTGCAACCGGCAAAACCGAAAGATCGACAACCCGACCGAATAAATCACGAACGGTGGTTGGTCCGATCAACGGCAGGAACAGAAACGGCCCCGGCTCGACACCATAATAGCCCAGCGTATTGGCAAAACCGTTTTGACGCTTGGGCAAATTGAACGGCGGCTTCTTGGCGACATCCACCAGCCCGCCAATACCGATGGTCGAGTTGATGGTGAAGCGGCCCAGTGTTTCCATCGCCTTACCGGGCTTGAGTTGCAGCAGATAGTTCAGGAAAACGATCGGCTCACCAAGATTGCTAAGAAAATTCGAAAGACCGCTCCGAACCGGACCCGGTACCGTATCTTCATAGGCTAACGCGACCGGACCGACCACGGCCTCGTCGACATTCTGGATGGTTGCGAAAGTATCTGCGTTTAACTCTTGCAGGGGATCGCTCTTGGGCGGAGCCGGGCGGGCGGTTACGACAATCTCATTGCC
Proteins encoded in this region:
- a CDS encoding MlaA family lipoprotein, giving the protein MSFSEFAIAVALAQAPVTATPPPALAAHPFDVAPAEMQDLRAPASPVALSAQAQLFGALAIAPGEAEPPAPVPWPVPLEPAASPPALDDPLLPADPSAADTGPMDDQVDGNEIVVTARPAPPKSDPLQELNADTFATIQNVDEAVVGPVALAYEDTVPGPVRSGLSNFLSNLGEPIVFLNYLLQLKPGKAMETLGRFTINSTIGIGGLVDVAKKPPFNLPKRQNGFANTLGYYGVEPGPFLFLPLIGPTTVRDLFGRVVDLSVLPVAVGKPFNQLVYTLPAGIITSLDTRAELDEQIKKLRDSNDPYAATRELYLKQRQAEIDALRGKAPEEQVEQEEQVEQVE